One Sulfolobus sp. S-194 DNA segment encodes these proteins:
- a CDS encoding glutamine synthetase family protein, with translation MSVSELLRKNNVEILRFTWVGLDGIIRSKGAYIDEVDNLIKTGIGLTMAMLSFTPMDYISPYGTFGPQDEDVFLTPDLSTLSIFPPSAVVLCYLYKNSSPWIYDPRSTLKKTLEKYGEYEFRSSFEIEFYLVKDRKPYDDTKCFDSRAYYNNQIIPEIAKVAGSVGIIPLRVIKEYGPGQYEFDIQHKDAMRSADEVILFKEIARQVASKYGIEANFMPKPFNKLAGSGLHLNFSMWKNGRNLFYEPSDKYGLSDLAYNFIAGIIEHAKALTAIAAPTINSYKRLVPGSWAPTKITYGYNNKSAMLRIPTPYPGMNMQDRRIEYRVPDPTTNPYLLLSAFIEAGMDGIERGLKPPSPVNENAYFRKDIDDIPRNLREAINELKKDTRLIERVGKEIMEEFIKVKMAEVEEYESLVTDWEYEVYRYV, from the coding sequence ATGAGCGTAAGCGAATTATTAAGAAAGAATAACGTAGAAATTTTACGTTTTACATGGGTAGGGTTAGATGGCATAATAAGATCTAAAGGTGCTTACATCGATGAAGTAGATAACCTAATAAAAACTGGGATAGGTTTAACAATGGCAATGTTGAGCTTTACACCCATGGATTATATTTCCCCTTACGGCACTTTCGGTCCTCAAGATGAAGATGTTTTCTTAACACCAGATTTATCCACACTCTCTATTTTTCCTCCTTCTGCAGTAGTGTTATGCTATCTTTATAAAAATAGCTCTCCATGGATATACGATCCTAGAAGTACTCTTAAAAAGACATTAGAAAAATACGGAGAATATGAGTTTAGGTCCTCATTTGAGATAGAGTTTTACCTCGTTAAGGATAGAAAACCTTATGATGATACTAAATGCTTTGACTCAAGGGCTTATTATAACAATCAAATAATCCCAGAAATTGCTAAAGTTGCGGGAAGTGTAGGAATAATCCCATTACGTGTTATAAAAGAATACGGTCCAGGACAATACGAATTTGATATACAACATAAAGATGCGATGAGAAGTGCAGATGAAGTAATTCTATTTAAAGAAATTGCAAGACAAGTTGCGTCAAAATACGGTATTGAAGCGAACTTTATGCCAAAACCATTTAATAAATTGGCTGGATCTGGACTCCATTTAAACTTTAGCATGTGGAAAAATGGGAGGAACCTTTTCTACGAACCCAGTGATAAATACGGTTTAAGTGACTTAGCTTATAACTTCATAGCTGGAATAATTGAACATGCAAAGGCATTAACAGCGATAGCTGCACCAACAATAAATTCCTATAAAAGACTTGTTCCTGGTTCTTGGGCACCAACTAAAATAACCTATGGCTACAATAACAAAAGTGCTATGTTAAGAATACCCACACCATATCCTGGGATGAATATGCAAGATAGAAGAATAGAGTATAGGGTACCAGACCCAACGACAAATCCCTATCTCCTATTATCGGCATTTATTGAAGCTGGGATGGACGGTATTGAGAGAGGATTAAAACCCCCATCGCCAGTAAATGAGAACGCATATTTCAGAAAAGACATAGATGATATTCCCAGAAACTTGAGAGAAGCAATTAATGAGCTAAAGAAGGATACGAGACTGATTGAAAGAGTAGGGAAAGAGATTATGGAAGAGTTCATAAAAGTAAAGATGGCTGAAGTTGAAGAATATGAAAGTCTAGTAACAGATTGGGAATATGAGGTATATAGGTATGTTTAA
- a CDS encoding DUF973 family protein → MNEEIKGIRKLKIGALLLTLAGIIPITGTLTNLSIFLSVITKSNHNVSEFNSNFAGVKPTIVGIAISMMVVSAILGLLSIIIFRSGFITLKKIDHKLGIGSTGVYLIFGAIVAYFISSSSEITKFPLVSNSLFLLSVVMFITGGTFIIIGFYRVGERYGESLVTIGSILSIIFPIIGIAYFLVYLGLGSIEKKLIREENKVIKPG, encoded by the coding sequence ATGAATGAGGAGATTAAAGGTATTAGGAAACTAAAAATTGGGGCCTTGCTCTTAACTCTTGCAGGGATAATACCAATTACTGGAACTTTAACTAATTTAAGTATTTTCCTAAGCGTAATAACTAAGTCTAATCATAATGTTTCCGAATTTAACAGTAATTTTGCAGGGGTTAAACCAACTATTGTGGGAATAGCAATAAGCATGATGGTAGTAAGTGCTATTCTAGGTTTGCTATCTATTATAATATTCAGAAGTGGTTTTATTACGTTAAAGAAAATAGATCATAAGCTAGGAATAGGAAGTACCGGAGTATATTTAATATTCGGAGCTATAGTCGCATATTTTATTTCAAGTTCAAGTGAGATAACCAAATTCCCGTTAGTATCTAATTCGTTATTCCTATTGAGTGTAGTTATGTTTATAACTGGTGGTACATTCATAATTATAGGGTTCTACAGAGTAGGGGAGAGATACGGGGAAAGTCTAGTAACTATAGGAAGTATACTAAGTATAATATTTCCCATTATAGGTATAGCTTATTTCCTAGTTTATCTTGGTTTAGGAAGTATAGAGAAAAAGTTAATACGTGAAGAGAATAAAGTAATTAAGCCCGGATGA